Part of the Candidatus Binatia bacterium genome is shown below.
GCGCCGCGCCGAAGACGCACGGCCGCAAAGCCCGAAGCCGCAGCGCCGGCTGAACCGGCCGCCGGAGCGAAGACGCCCAGCCTTCAACTTTCGAAACGAGAAGCTGCGAGCCGAGCGCGCAGGCTAGCTCCGGCCGAAGCCGCCGCTGATGCTGATGGCCTGGCCGGTGATCCACGATGCGCGGTCGGAGGCCAGGAACGTGATCATCGGCGCGATGTCTTCGGGTTGGCCGAGGCGGCCGAGCGGATAGAAGCGTACGGCCTGCTTTTCCATTTCGTCGTCGATGTACGCGGTCATCGGCGTGCGCGTGACGCCCGGGCAGACGGCATTGACGTTGACGTGGTAGCGGCCGAGCTCGGCCGCCAGCCCGCGCGTGAGCGCGATCACTCCGCCTTTGGTCGCGCCGTAGACGACCATGCGCTTCTCGTTGGCCTTGCCGGCTTCGGAAGCGATCGAGACGATCTTTCCCGATGCGCGGGCGATCATGTGGTCGGTGACCGCATGGCAGCAGTGAATGACGCCGAGAAGGTTGATCGCGACGAGATCGTTCCAGTCGTCGGGGCCGTTCTCCACGAAGAACGTCGCCGGGCCGCCGATTCCGGCCGAGTTGACGAGGATGTCCAGGGCCCCGAAGCGCGAGATCGTGCGGGCCACTGCAGCCTCGCATTCCTGCACGCGGCGCACGTCCAGGCGCACGGCGTCGACCTCGGCGCCGGCCTTGTGAAGCTCTGCGAGCGTCGAGGCGAGCGCGTCATCGTTGACGTCGGCGATCATTACCGCGACGCCTTCGGCGGCCAGGGTCCTGGCCGTTTCCCGGCCGAGACCGGAGGCTCCGCCGGTGATCAGTGCGCTTTTTCCGCGTAGGCCGAGATCCATGATCGTTGCTCCGTAGGTTGGCGTTCAGACGTCCGCCGAAAGATGCCCGGGGTCTCAAGCGAAAGGGCGCCTTCCTTGCGGAAGACGCCCTTTCTTTTGAACGACGTCCTGGTCTTCGTCGCTACTCGACCGGCGGTGCCGGTGGAGTAGGCGGAGGCGCGGGACAGTTGAAGTTCACGGACAGGCCGACCGACCACATCAAGGCACGCAGCGCGTCGGTCGAGTTGATCACGTTGTTGCCGGTGATGTCGCAGATCGACAGGTCGCACGGCACGTTGCTCACGCTGGCGTTCAGGATGTACTGCGCGTCGATGATGGTGACGGCACCGTCGTCGTTGGTGTCGCCGCAGCCGACCAGCAGGCAGGCCGAGTTGCAGAAGTCGCCGTCATCGTAGACGTCGTTGCCGTCGTCGCAGGTCTCCTTCGGCTCGAGGAAGCCGTTGCCGCAGGTGGTGCTCAGATCGGGGCACTGGAGCGCGACGGGCAGGCCGACCGCGTGCTGCAGCAGGCGCAGCGCATCGGAAGCACGGACTTTCAGGTCGCCGTTGACGTCGCAGACCAGCAGCGAGCAGTGCTCGAGGCCGACCGAGGCGCGCAGCACGTAGAGCGCGTCGACGATGTTGACGAGGCCGTCGTTGTTGGTGTCGCCGCAGGGAACCTCGGTGCAGTTGTTGCGGCAGAAGTCGCCGTCCTGGTAGAGCGTGTTGCCGTCGTCGCACTCTTCCTCGACGTTGAGAAAGCCGTTGCCGCACTTGGTGCTGCACGGGAACACGAGGTCGAGGAAACGGAAGATGTCGTGATGGTGCGTGTCGAACATGCACTCGGTCAGCGCCGGCAGCGGGAAGATCGACCCGTCATCCGGGAACGGGCACTGCCACGGGAAGCCGAGACGCTCCAGGTTGATGGTCGGGCACGAGTTCGGAAGCGTGCGCAGGATCTGGTTGTGGGCCTGGATC
Proteins encoded:
- a CDS encoding SDR family NAD(P)-dependent oxidoreductase — translated: MDLGLRGKSALITGGASGLGRETARTLAAEGVAVMIADVNDDALASTLAELHKAGAEVDAVRLDVRRVQECEAAVARTISRFGALDILVNSAGIGGPATFFVENGPDDWNDLVAINLLGVIHCCHAVTDHMIARASGKIVSIASEAGKANEKRMVVYGATKGGVIALTRGLAAELGRYHVNVNAVCPGVTRTPMTAYIDDEMEKQAVRFYPLGRLGQPEDIAPMITFLASDRASWITGQAISISGGFGRS
- a CDS encoding dockerin type I domain-containing protein, translated to MDLRRNFRFTAVGLSLLALVAAPRAANADCPAGSGIQFPFLTDTEFQCQRTTFLATLDYFYSVVAAREDCFTLELNFIYPPNTLQCLFPVTNDKPGTTGDPDIDRRLRSAESALTRRILTNCTNVDMAHIGFPGFCADATPLTPYDAFDQVQCMLDFAKDLSTYIINTEHPRPFPDDLTPPETVCQDSLARLSSTMTSTEFDTRGHCLLAQASRNLDLPPKVDCRREVDPEDPQTGRAITDNNVIQAHNQILRTLPNSCPTINLERLGFPWQCPFPDDGSIFPLPALTECMFDTHHHDIFRFLDLVFPCSTKCGNGFLNVEEECDDGNTLYQDGDFCRNNCTEVPCGDTNNDGLVNIVDALYVLRASVGLEHCSLLVCDVNGDLKVRASDALRLLQHAVGLPVALQCPDLSTTCGNGFLEPKETCDDGNDVYDDGDFCNSACLLVGCGDTNDDGAVTIIDAQYILNASVSNVPCDLSICDITGNNVINSTDALRALMWSVGLSVNFNCPAPPPTPPAPPVE